Proteins encoded by one window of Streptomyces sp. NBC_01477:
- a CDS encoding deoxyguanosinetriphosphate triphosphohydrolase: MDSDDARLESYERHGPYGAADTDRYVPEPDKRPGRTAFQRDRARVLHSAALRRLAGKTQVVDPGVSDAAVPDTSPRTRLTHSLECAQVGRELGAALGCDPDLVETACLAHDLGHPPFGHNGEIVLAEFAADCGGFEGNAQSLRLLTRIEPKRFASADVSVGLNLTRAALDAATKYPWPRGGAPDAPGSPKFGVYEDDLPVFRWARQGAPEGRKCFEAQVMDWSDDVAYSAHDLEDGLQAGHIDPRALTSAPERAEVFGCAAARYAPADAGPDELAAALDRLLAQPWWPDRYDGTAQDQARLKDAASQLIGRFCLAAEGATRERYGTARLTRYGAELVVPREQRLECAVLKAVADCYVMQRAAQARRRAEQRVVIAELAAALLARAPSGLDPQFAAIFAAAADEQGRRRAIVDQIASLTDTAATGLHARLTR; this comes from the coding sequence ATGGACAGCGACGACGCGCGACTGGAGAGCTACGAGCGCCACGGACCCTACGGAGCCGCGGACACCGACCGCTACGTTCCCGAACCGGACAAACGGCCCGGGCGTACGGCCTTCCAGCGCGACCGGGCGCGCGTGCTGCACTCCGCCGCATTGCGACGCCTCGCGGGCAAGACGCAGGTGGTCGATCCCGGCGTCAGCGACGCCGCGGTGCCCGACACCAGTCCGCGGACCCGGCTGACGCACTCGCTGGAGTGCGCACAGGTCGGCCGCGAACTGGGCGCGGCGCTCGGCTGCGACCCCGACCTGGTCGAGACCGCGTGCCTCGCGCATGACCTCGGGCACCCGCCCTTCGGGCACAACGGCGAAATCGTGCTGGCCGAATTCGCCGCGGACTGCGGCGGCTTCGAGGGCAACGCGCAGAGCCTGCGGCTGCTCACCAGGATCGAGCCCAAGCGTTTCGCGTCCGCGGACGTCAGCGTCGGGCTCAACCTCACCCGGGCGGCGCTCGACGCCGCCACCAAATACCCCTGGCCGCGCGGCGGCGCCCCGGACGCGCCCGGCAGCCCCAAATTCGGGGTCTACGAGGACGACCTCCCCGTCTTCCGCTGGGCGCGGCAAGGCGCGCCCGAAGGCCGTAAATGCTTCGAGGCACAGGTCATGGACTGGTCCGACGACGTGGCCTACTCCGCGCACGACCTCGAGGACGGCCTCCAGGCCGGCCACATCGACCCCCGCGCCCTGACCTCGGCCCCCGAGCGGGCCGAGGTCTTCGGCTGCGCCGCCGCCCGCTACGCCCCCGCGGACGCCGGCCCCGACGAACTCGCCGCCGCGCTCGACCGGCTCCTGGCCCAGCCGTGGTGGCCGGACCGATACGACGGCACCGCCCAGGACCAGGCCCGCCTCAAGGACGCGGCGTCCCAGCTCATCGGCCGCTTCTGCCTTGCCGCCGAGGGCGCGACGCGGGAGCGGTACGGCACGGCCCGGCTCACGCGGTACGGGGCGGAGCTGGTCGTACCGCGCGAGCAGCGGCTCGAATGCGCCGTCCTCAAGGCCGTCGCCGACTGCTACGTCATGCAGCGGGCCGCGCAGGCGCGGCGGCGCGCCGAGCAGCGGGTCGTCATCGCGGAACTGGCGGCGGCACTGCTGGCCCGCGCCCCCTCGGGGCTGGATCCGCAGTTCGCGGCGATCTTCGCTGCCGCGGCGGATGAGCAAGGGCGGCGGCGCGCCATCGTGGACCAGATCGCCTCATTGACGGACACTGCCGCGACGGGGCTGCACGCACGCCTTACGCGGTGA
- a CDS encoding NAD(P)/FAD-dependent oxidoreductase has product MVDAHQTFVIVGAGLAGAKAAETLRSEGFTGRVILIGDERDHPYERPPLSKGYLTGGAERDSVFVQQPGWYAEHDVELHLGQPVVHLDKKARTITLGDGTALIYDKLLLATGSEPRRLDIPGTDLAGVHHLRRLAHSDRLKQVLTSLGRENGHLVIAGAGWIGLEVAAAARGYGAEVTVVHPDPTPLYGVLGPELGAVFTDLHAEHGVRFHFGARLTEIVGQDGMVLAALTDDGQEHPAHDVLAAIGAAPRTALAEVADLDLAGREEGGGVAVDASLRTSDPDIFAAGDVANAEHPLLGRRLRVEHWANALNGGPAAARAMLGRPVSYDRIPYFFSDQYDLGMEYSGYAPPGSYDQVVCRGDVGKREFVAFWLREGRVLAGMNVNVWDVTDQIQQLIRSGRRVDPDALSDPAVPLTSFLD; this is encoded by the coding sequence GTGGTGGACGCACACCAGACCTTCGTGATCGTCGGAGCGGGACTCGCCGGGGCGAAGGCCGCGGAGACCCTTCGCTCCGAGGGTTTCACGGGCCGGGTGATACTGATCGGGGACGAGCGCGACCACCCGTACGAACGGCCCCCCCTGTCCAAGGGGTATCTGACCGGCGGCGCGGAGCGCGACTCCGTCTTCGTGCAGCAGCCCGGCTGGTACGCCGAGCACGACGTGGAACTGCACCTGGGCCAGCCCGTGGTGCACCTCGACAAGAAGGCCCGCACGATCACCCTCGGCGACGGCACGGCGCTGATCTACGACAAGCTGCTGCTGGCGACCGGCTCGGAGCCGCGCCGGCTGGACATCCCGGGCACGGACCTGGCCGGGGTGCACCATCTGCGGCGGCTCGCGCACTCCGACCGGCTCAAGCAGGTGCTGACCAGCCTCGGCCGGGAGAACGGGCACCTGGTGATCGCCGGAGCGGGCTGGATCGGCCTGGAGGTGGCCGCCGCGGCCCGCGGGTACGGCGCCGAGGTGACCGTCGTGCATCCGGACCCGACCCCGCTGTACGGCGTGCTCGGGCCCGAACTGGGCGCCGTCTTCACCGACCTGCACGCCGAGCACGGCGTCCGCTTCCACTTCGGCGCCCGGCTGACCGAGATCGTCGGGCAGGACGGCATGGTGCTGGCCGCGCTCACCGACGACGGCCAGGAGCACCCGGCCCACGACGTGCTCGCCGCGATCGGCGCGGCCCCGCGTACCGCGCTCGCCGAGGTCGCGGACCTGGACCTGGCCGGCCGGGAGGAGGGCGGCGGCGTCGCGGTGGACGCGTCGCTGCGCACCTCGGACCCCGACATCTTCGCGGCGGGCGACGTCGCCAACGCCGAGCACCCGCTGCTGGGGCGGCGGCTGCGGGTCGAGCACTGGGCGAACGCTTTGAACGGCGGACCGGCGGCGGCCCGCGCCATGCTCGGCCGACCGGTGTCGTACGACCGGATCCCGTACTTCTTCTCCGACCAGTACGACCTGGGCATGGAGTATTCCGGCTACGCGCCCCCCGGCTCGTACGACCAGGTGGTCTGCCGCGGCGACGTCGGAAAGCGGGAGTTCGTCGCCTTCTGGCTGCGCGAGGGCCGGGTGCTGGCGGGTATGAACGTCAACGTGTGGGATGTCACCGACCAGATCCAGCAGCTGATCCGCTCGGGCCGCCGGGTCGACCCCGACGCGCTGTCGGACCCGGCGGTCCCGCTAACCTCGTTCCTGGACTGA
- a CDS encoding GNAT family N-acetyltransferase — protein sequence MPVSRTAVVPVEEIFALRWAVLRTGLPRETAVYPEDVRPGTFHIAAYDESGAVQGCGTFFPDPLPGEAAPAYRFRGMGSAPEVRGRGFGAAALTAGLRECAARGAGLVWCNGRTSATGFYQHLGFTLTGEEFTVEPSGPHYVFVTKDLDRQ from the coding sequence ATGCCCGTCTCGCGCACCGCTGTCGTACCCGTCGAGGAGATCTTCGCCCTGCGGTGGGCGGTGCTGCGGACCGGGCTGCCGCGGGAGACGGCCGTCTACCCGGAGGACGTGCGGCCCGGCACCTTCCACATAGCCGCCTACGACGAGTCCGGCGCCGTCCAGGGCTGCGGCACCTTCTTCCCCGACCCCCTGCCGGGTGAAGCGGCGCCCGCGTACCGCTTCCGCGGCATGGGCAGCGCGCCCGAGGTGCGCGGCCGGGGCTTCGGCGCCGCCGCGCTGACCGCGGGGCTGCGCGAGTGCGCGGCCCGCGGCGCCGGGCTGGTGTGGTGCAACGGGCGCACGTCTGCCACCGGCTTCTACCAGCACCTGGGATTCACGCTCACCGGCGAGGAATTCACCGTCGAGCCCAGCGGTCCGCACTACGTCTTCGTGACGAAGGACCTGGACCGTCAGTGA
- the dnaG gene encoding DNA primase: MAGRIRDDDVKAVRDAVPIDAVVAEYLQLKNAGGGNLKGLCPFHDEKSPSFQVSPSKGLYHCFGCGEGGDTLAFVMKVDHLSFTEAVERLAGQAGITLRYEEGGHVPGRQQGERIRLVEAHRAAAAFYVEQLGGAEAEIGRKFLAARGFDQAAAEHFGVGYSPAGWDHLVRFLRGKGFSDKEMITAGLALESRRGGAIDRFRGRLIWPIRDITGEVIGFGARKLRDDDQGPKYLNTSETPLYRKSQVLYGIDLAKKEIARTGRAVVVEGYTDVMACHLAGVTTAIATCGTSFGGDHIKILRRLLMDNAASEVVFTFDGDEAGQKAALRAFEDDQKFAAETSIAVTPGGMDPCDLRLAEGDAAVQRLIDGRTPLFAFALRSIVSRYNLDTDEGRVAAVDAAVPVVAAIKNQALRDRYAIRLVGMAGIGSQAEEQSMIRRVRAMSRARAAGGGSTSGRPDYARRPDPGSERRPAGAPAQNVPRGPRLDLRSPAHRVERELLKLALQYPALVSPAFDAYGEDEFTGPPYVEVRRVIAAVGGVEQADAEYLTRVREAAPDDTVRMMVTELAVEPVMHKAPEFYAGEVLVRVRMLAVERRVAQVHATQARLTAQGVPPDAPEVTAALGELWALQQYGQRLREQGAAAL; the protein is encoded by the coding sequence GTGGCAGGCAGGATCAGGGACGACGACGTGAAGGCGGTACGCGACGCCGTTCCGATCGATGCCGTCGTCGCCGAGTATCTCCAGCTCAAGAACGCGGGCGGCGGCAATCTGAAGGGCCTGTGCCCCTTCCACGACGAGAAGTCGCCGTCCTTCCAGGTCAGCCCGTCCAAGGGGCTCTACCACTGCTTCGGCTGCGGTGAGGGCGGCGACACCCTGGCCTTCGTGATGAAGGTCGACCACCTGTCCTTCACCGAGGCCGTCGAGCGGCTGGCCGGCCAGGCCGGGATCACCCTGCGGTACGAGGAGGGCGGGCATGTCCCCGGCCGCCAGCAGGGCGAGCGGATCCGGCTGGTCGAGGCACACCGGGCCGCCGCCGCCTTCTACGTCGAGCAACTGGGCGGCGCCGAGGCCGAGATCGGGCGCAAGTTCCTCGCCGCGCGCGGTTTCGACCAGGCCGCCGCCGAGCACTTCGGGGTCGGTTACTCCCCTGCCGGGTGGGACCACCTGGTGCGGTTCCTGCGGGGCAAGGGCTTCTCCGACAAGGAGATGATCACCGCGGGTCTGGCGCTGGAGAGCCGCAGGGGCGGGGCGATCGACCGCTTCCGCGGGCGGCTGATCTGGCCGATCCGGGACATCACCGGCGAGGTGATCGGCTTCGGCGCCCGCAAGCTGCGCGACGACGACCAGGGGCCGAAGTATTTGAACACCTCCGAGACCCCGCTCTACCGCAAGTCCCAGGTGCTGTACGGCATCGACCTGGCCAAGAAGGAGATCGCCAGGACCGGGCGCGCGGTGGTGGTGGAGGGCTACACCGATGTGATGGCCTGCCATCTGGCCGGGGTCACCACCGCGATCGCGACCTGCGGCACGTCCTTCGGCGGCGACCACATCAAGATCCTGCGCCGGCTGCTGATGGACAACGCCGCCTCCGAGGTGGTCTTCACCTTCGACGGCGACGAGGCCGGGCAGAAGGCGGCGCTGCGGGCCTTCGAGGACGACCAGAAGTTCGCCGCCGAGACGTCGATCGCGGTCACCCCCGGCGGCATGGACCCGTGCGACCTGCGGCTCGCCGAGGGCGACGCGGCGGTGCAGCGGCTGATCGACGGGCGCACCCCGCTGTTCGCGTTCGCGCTGCGCTCGATCGTGTCGCGCTACAACCTGGACACCGACGAGGGCCGGGTCGCGGCGGTCGACGCGGCCGTACCCGTCGTCGCGGCGATCAAGAACCAGGCGCTGCGCGACCGTTACGCGATCCGGCTGGTCGGCATGGCGGGCATCGGCAGCCAGGCCGAGGAGCAGTCGATGATCCGCCGGGTGCGGGCGATGTCCCGGGCCAGGGCGGCCGGCGGCGGCAGCACCTCGGGCCGCCCCGACTACGCCAGGCGCCCCGACCCGGGCTCCGAGCGCCGTCCCGCCGGCGCCCCGGCGCAGAACGTGCCGCGCGGGCCCCGGCTCGACCTGCGCAGCCCCGCCCACCGGGTGGAGCGCGAACTGCTGAAACTGGCCCTGCAGTATCCGGCGCTGGTCTCCCCGGCCTTCGACGCCTACGGCGAGGACGAATTCACCGGCCCGCCCTATGTGGAGGTGCGCCGGGTGATCGCCGCGGTCGGCGGGGTGGAGCAGGCCGACGCGGAATATCTGACCCGGGTGCGCGAGGCCGCGCCCGACGACACCGTACGGATGATGGTGACCGAGCTGGCGGTCGAGCCGGTGATGCACAAGGCGCCGGAGTTCTACGCGGGCGAGGTGCTGGTCCGGGTGCGGATGCTGGCCGTCGAGCGCCGGGTCGCCCAGGTGCACGCCACGCAGGCCCGGCTGACCGCCCAGGGCGTCCCGCCGGACGCGCCCGAGGTCACCGCGGCGCTCGGCGAGCTGTGGGCGCTCCAGCAGTACGGCCAGCGGCTGCGCGAGCAGGGCGCTGCGGCGCTCTGA
- a CDS encoding RNA polymerase sigma factor: MGSLPSLLRALSEPNVALTAEVASVQTHTQTQAHIPIPVPAARPALVPVAPDPEPAEHARVPEQRAQSEPSGGGPEEPVPLDPVDPLPAEPPAPRRPRADPSGPSADLFRQYLREIGRIPLLTAAQEVELARQVEAGLFAEERLTAFPDLDSQLAVDLDCVVVQGRMAKRRLIEANLRLVVSVAKRYIGRGLTMLDLVQEGNLGLIRAVEKFDYARGYKFSTYATWWIRQAMSRALADQARTIRVPVHVVELINRVVRVQRRLLQERGREPSAAEVAAQLDITQERVCEVLRLAQEPVSLHAPVGEEDDVALGDLIEDGDAASPVESAAFLLLREHLEAVLSTLGERERKVVQLRYGLADGRPRTLEEIGRIFGVTRERIRQIESKTLNKLRDHALADQLRGYLE; encoded by the coding sequence ATCGGCTCCCTCCCGAGCCTTCTCCGAGCCCTCTCAGAGCCCAATGTCGCGCTCACCGCGGAGGTCGCTTCCGTGCAGACCCATACGCAAACGCAGGCGCACATCCCGATCCCGGTCCCGGCCGCCCGCCCGGCCCTCGTACCGGTCGCGCCGGACCCCGAGCCGGCGGAGCACGCCCGGGTGCCGGAGCAGCGGGCGCAGTCGGAGCCGTCAGGCGGCGGCCCCGAGGAGCCGGTGCCCCTCGATCCGGTCGATCCGCTGCCGGCGGAGCCGCCGGCCCCCCGCCGCCCGCGCGCCGATCCGTCCGGCCCGTCCGCCGACCTCTTCCGGCAGTATCTGCGCGAGATCGGCCGTATCCCGCTGCTGACCGCCGCGCAGGAGGTGGAACTGGCCCGGCAGGTCGAGGCCGGGCTCTTCGCCGAGGAGAGGCTGACCGCCTTCCCCGACCTCGACTCGCAGCTCGCCGTCGACCTCGACTGCGTCGTGGTGCAGGGCCGGATGGCCAAGCGCCGTCTCATCGAGGCCAACCTGCGGCTGGTCGTGTCGGTGGCGAAACGTTACATCGGACGCGGCCTGACCATGCTCGACCTGGTCCAGGAGGGCAACCTCGGGCTGATCAGAGCGGTCGAGAAGTTCGACTACGCCCGCGGCTACAAGTTCTCCACCTACGCCACCTGGTGGATCCGCCAGGCCATGTCCCGCGCGCTGGCCGACCAGGCCCGTACGATCCGGGTCCCGGTCCATGTCGTCGAACTCATCAACCGCGTCGTCCGGGTCCAGCGCCGCCTGCTCCAGGAACGCGGCCGCGAGCCGAGCGCCGCCGAGGTCGCCGCCCAGCTCGACATCACCCAGGAGCGGGTCTGCGAAGTCCTCCGCCTCGCCCAGGAACCCGTCTCGCTGCACGCCCCGGTCGGCGAGGAGGACGACGTGGCGCTCGGCGACCTCATCGAGGACGGCGACGCCGCCTCCCCGGTGGAGTCCGCCGCCTTCCTGCTGCTGCGCGAACACCTCGAAGCGGTCCTGTCGACGCTGGGCGAACGCGAACGCAAGGTCGTCCAGCTCCGCTACGGCCTCGCCGACGGCCGCCCCCGCACCCTGGAGGAGATCGGCCGGATCTTCGGCGTCACCCGCGAACGCATCCGCCAGATCGAGTCCAAGACCCTCAACAAACTCCGCGACCACGCCCTCGCCGACCAGCTCCGCGGCTACCTCGAATAG
- a CDS encoding DUF3048 domain-containing protein, with translation MGRGRALGTGAVGAAAVALVLVAGCTGADGGGGAARTSAPARSYLTGEPGAAGHVLAVKIDNVPAARPQTGLNDAALVYAIEVEGGLSRLMAVFDSKHLPAAVGPVRSARETDPQLLAEYDHPALAFSGAQSMLLPVLKKSTELTAVTGTKDFYRSHDRSAPHNEYLRPAKPAAKGGTAKDIGLRFEAATPAGGTAATTASARMPAARFSFTWNGTQYRVAMDGKTSPWTADNVIVQHVQVKESDYHSRTGYVPYSQTVGHGSALILRNGRSYAAAWDRPSPASGTTYTFQGRTLPLHPGRTWIVLAP, from the coding sequence ATGGGCAGAGGGCGAGCGCTGGGTACGGGTGCCGTGGGCGCGGCGGCGGTCGCGCTGGTGCTGGTCGCCGGGTGTACGGGCGCGGACGGCGGGGGCGGGGCGGCGCGGACCAGTGCCCCGGCCCGGTCGTATCTGACCGGGGAGCCGGGCGCCGCGGGGCACGTGCTCGCGGTGAAGATCGACAATGTGCCCGCCGCCCGGCCGCAGACCGGGCTCAATGACGCGGCGCTCGTCTACGCCATCGAGGTCGAGGGCGGGCTGTCCCGCCTGATGGCCGTCTTCGACAGCAAGCACCTGCCGGCGGCCGTCGGCCCCGTGCGCAGCGCGCGGGAGACGGATCCGCAGCTGCTGGCCGAGTACGACCACCCGGCGCTGGCCTTCTCCGGCGCCCAGAGCATGCTGCTGCCGGTGCTCAAGAAGAGTACGGAGCTGACCGCGGTCACCGGCACGAAGGACTTCTACCGCAGCCACGACCGGTCCGCGCCGCACAACGAGTACCTGCGCCCGGCGAAGCCCGCGGCCAAGGGCGGCACCGCCAAGGACATCGGGCTGCGCTTCGAGGCCGCCACCCCGGCCGGCGGCACCGCGGCCACCACCGCCTCGGCCAGGATGCCCGCCGCCCGCTTCTCCTTCACCTGGAACGGCACCCAGTACCGCGTCGCCATGGACGGCAAGACGTCCCCCTGGACCGCCGACAACGTCATCGTCCAGCACGTGCAGGTCAAGGAGTCCGACTACCACAGCCGCACCGGCTACGTCCCCTACAGCCAGACCGTCGGCCACGGTTCGGCCCTGATCCTGCGCAACGGCCGCTCCTACGCGGCCGCATGGGACCGCCCGTCCCCCGCCTCCGGCACCACGTACACCTTCCAGGGCCGTACGCTCCCCCTCCACCCCGGCCGCACCTGGATCGTCCTGGCCCCCTGA
- a CDS encoding ABC transporter ATP-binding protein — protein sequence MAGPARFMSGGPIERSMDFKGSLKRLIGLMRPDRFLLYCVLGVGTVSVALAVTGPRILGHATDLIFAGVIGRQLSGTTKDQALDSLRAHGKGGVADMLSGIDFTPGKGMDFGAIGGVLLLALGVYVVAALFSVVQMRVATTVINRTVYRLRRDIEAKLSRLPLSYFDQQPRGEVLSRATNDIDNIGQSMQQTMGQLINSLLTIVGVLAMMFWISWLLALVALVTVPVTLLVATRVGKRAQPQFVQQWKTTGRLNAHIEEMYTGHSLVKVFGRAEESAEIFRQENEALYGTGFKAQFISGTIQPMMMFIGNLNYVLVAVVGGLRVASGSLSIGDVQAFVQYSRQFSQPLTQVASMANLIQSGVASAERVFELLDAEEQSQDPEAPVRPAELTGRVALEEVSFRYEVDKPLIDGLSLAVEPGHTVAIVGPTGAGKTTLVNLLMRFYEVSGGRITLDGTDVSAMSREELRSSIGMVLQDTWLFGGTIAENIGYGSEEATREDIEAAARAAHADRFIRTLPDGYDTVIDDEGTGVSAGEKQLITIARAFLSDPVILVLDEATSSVDTRTEVLIQRAMAKLSHGRTSFVIAHRLSTIRDADVILVMESGAIVEQGTHEELLAAGGAYARLYAAQFAQAVAEVD from the coding sequence ATGGCCGGCCCCGCCCGCTTCATGAGCGGCGGCCCGATCGAGCGCTCGATGGACTTCAAGGGCTCGCTCAAGCGCCTCATCGGCCTGATGCGCCCCGACCGCTTCCTGCTCTACTGCGTGCTCGGCGTCGGCACGGTGAGCGTCGCGCTCGCCGTGACCGGGCCGCGCATCCTGGGCCACGCGACCGACCTGATCTTCGCCGGGGTCATCGGCCGGCAGCTGTCGGGCACCACCAAGGACCAGGCGCTCGACTCGCTGCGGGCGCACGGCAAGGGCGGGGTCGCCGACATGCTGTCGGGCATCGACTTCACCCCGGGCAAGGGCATGGACTTCGGTGCGATCGGCGGCGTGCTGCTGCTGGCGCTCGGGGTGTACGTGGTGGCGGCGCTCTTCAGCGTGGTCCAGATGCGGGTCGCGACCACGGTCATCAACCGCACGGTGTACCGGCTGCGCCGGGACATCGAGGCAAAGCTGTCCCGGCTGCCGCTGTCGTACTTCGACCAGCAGCCGCGCGGCGAGGTGCTCAGCCGGGCCACCAACGACATCGACAACATCGGCCAGTCCATGCAGCAGACCATGGGCCAGCTGATCAACTCGCTGCTGACGATCGTCGGTGTGCTGGCGATGATGTTCTGGATCTCCTGGCTGCTGGCCCTCGTGGCGCTGGTCACCGTCCCGGTGACGCTGCTGGTGGCGACCCGGGTCGGCAAGCGGGCGCAGCCGCAGTTCGTGCAGCAGTGGAAGACCACCGGCCGGCTGAACGCGCACATCGAGGAGATGTACACCGGCCACTCCCTGGTCAAGGTCTTCGGCCGCGCCGAGGAGTCGGCGGAGATCTTCCGGCAGGAGAACGAGGCGCTCTACGGCACCGGCTTCAAGGCGCAGTTCATCTCCGGCACGATCCAGCCGATGATGATGTTCATCGGCAACCTGAACTACGTCCTGGTCGCCGTGGTCGGCGGTCTGCGGGTCGCGTCGGGCTCGCTGTCCATCGGCGACGTCCAGGCCTTCGTGCAGTATTCGCGGCAGTTCAGCCAGCCGCTGACGCAGGTCGCGAGCATGGCGAACCTGATCCAGTCCGGGGTCGCCTCGGCCGAGCGGGTCTTCGAACTGCTCGACGCCGAGGAGCAGTCGCAGGACCCGGAGGCCCCGGTCCGTCCCGCCGAGCTGACCGGCCGGGTCGCGCTGGAGGAGGTGTCCTTCCGCTACGAGGTGGACAAGCCGCTGATCGACGGCCTGTCGCTGGCGGTGGAGCCCGGGCACACGGTCGCCATCGTCGGCCCGACCGGCGCGGGCAAGACCACCCTGGTCAATCTGCTGATGCGCTTCTACGAGGTGTCCGGCGGCCGGATCACCCTGGACGGCACCGACGTCTCGGCGATGTCCCGGGAGGAGCTGCGCTCCTCGATAGGGATGGTGCTCCAGGACACCTGGCTCTTCGGCGGCACGATCGCGGAGAACATCGGCTACGGCAGTGAGGAGGCGACCCGCGAGGACATCGAGGCGGCGGCCAGGGCCGCGCACGCCGACCGCTTCATCCGCACCCTGCCCGACGGCTACGACACCGTCATCGACGACGAGGGCACCGGCGTCAGCGCGGGCGAGAAGCAGCTGATCACCATCGCGCGGGCGTTCCTGTCCGACCCGGTGATCCTGGTCCTGGACGAGGCGACCAGCTCGGTCGACACCCGTACCGAGGTGCTGATCCAGCGGGCGATGGCCAAACTCAGCCACGGCAGGACGAGCTTCGTGATCGCCCACCGGCTGTCCACGATCCGCGACGCCGACGTCATCCTGGTCATGGAGTCCGGCGCGATCGTGGAACAAGGCACGCACGAGGAGCTGCTGGCGGCGGGCGGCGCCTATGCCCGGCTCTATGCGGCGCAGTTCGCGCAGGCGGTGGCGGAGGTCGACTAG
- a CDS encoding ABC transporter ATP-binding protein, with amino-acid sequence MLIRLLRSHLGPYKRPIGLLVALQLVQTIAALFLPTLNADIIDNGVVKGDSGYILSTGAIMVGVTVVQVVCAIGATYYGARTAMAVGRDIRRSVFDQVQSFSAREVGQFGAPSLITRTTNDVQQVQMLVLMTFTMMVSAPIMCVGGIIMALGQDVPLSSLLLGVVPVLAVAVSLIIRKLRPLFRTMQKRVDTVNRVLREQITGIRVIRAFVKDDYEQRRFGRANDEVTEVSLATGRLLALMFPTVMAIVNVSSVAVLWFGAHRIDSGGMQIGALTAFLSYLMQILMSVMMATFMFMMVPRAEVCAERIEEVLGTPSSVVPPTAPVTTLRRHGELELFNVDFAYPGAEAAVLRGVDLIARPGETTAVIGSTGSGKSTLLGLIPRLYDTTGGRVLVDGEDVAEIEPALLARTVGLVPQKPYLFSGTVASNLRYGKPDATDDELWHALEVAQARGFVERLDGGLDAPIAQGGSNVSGGQRQRLAIARALVRRPEIYLFDDSFSALDYATDAALRRALSAETADATVVIVAQRVSTIRDADRIVVLDEGRVVGTGTHTELMAGNETYREIVLSQLTEQEAAA; translated from the coding sequence GTGCTGATCCGACTCCTGCGGTCCCACCTGGGACCGTACAAGCGCCCCATCGGCCTGTTGGTCGCGCTCCAGCTCGTCCAGACCATCGCGGCCCTCTTCCTGCCCACCCTGAACGCCGACATCATCGACAACGGTGTGGTGAAGGGTGACTCCGGCTACATCCTGAGCACCGGCGCCATCATGGTCGGCGTGACGGTCGTGCAGGTCGTGTGCGCGATCGGTGCGACCTACTACGGCGCCCGCACCGCGATGGCGGTCGGCCGGGACATCCGCAGGTCCGTCTTCGACCAGGTGCAGAGCTTCTCGGCCCGCGAGGTCGGGCAGTTCGGCGCCCCCTCGCTGATCACCCGCACCACCAACGACGTCCAGCAGGTGCAGATGCTGGTGCTGATGACGTTCACGATGATGGTCTCGGCGCCGATCATGTGCGTCGGCGGCATCATCATGGCGCTCGGCCAGGACGTGCCGCTGTCGTCGCTGCTGCTGGGCGTGGTGCCGGTGCTGGCCGTCGCGGTCAGTCTGATCATCCGCAAGCTGCGCCCGCTCTTCCGCACCATGCAGAAGCGGGTCGACACCGTGAACCGGGTGCTGCGCGAGCAGATCACCGGCATCCGGGTGATCAGGGCCTTCGTCAAGGACGACTACGAGCAGCGGCGCTTCGGCCGGGCCAACGACGAGGTCACCGAGGTGTCGCTGGCCACCGGCCGGCTGCTGGCGCTGATGTTCCCGACCGTGATGGCGATCGTGAACGTCTCCAGCGTCGCCGTGCTGTGGTTCGGCGCCCACCGGATCGACAGCGGCGGTATGCAGATCGGCGCGCTGACCGCCTTCCTCAGCTATCTGATGCAGATCCTGATGTCGGTGATGATGGCCACCTTCATGTTCATGATGGTGCCGCGCGCCGAGGTGTGCGCCGAGCGCATCGAGGAGGTGCTGGGCACCCCCTCCAGCGTCGTACCGCCCACGGCGCCCGTCACCACGCTGCGGCGGCACGGCGAACTCGAACTGTTCAACGTGGACTTCGCCTACCCCGGCGCCGAGGCCGCGGTGCTGCGGGGCGTGGACCTGATCGCCAGGCCGGGCGAGACGACCGCGGTGATCGGCTCCACGGGCAGCGGCAAGTCCACCCTGCTCGGCCTGATCCCGCGGCTGTACGACACCACCGGCGGCCGGGTACTGGTCGACGGCGAGGACGTGGCGGAGATCGAACCGGCGCTGCTGGCGCGGACGGTCGGCCTCGTACCGCAGAAGCCGTACCTCTTCTCCGGGACGGTGGCGTCCAACCTGCGGTACGGCAAGCCGGACGCGACCGACGACGAGCTGTGGCACGCGCTGGAGGTGGCGCAGGCCAGGGGTTTCGTGGAGCGGCTGGACGGCGGCCTCGACGCGCCGATCGCGCAGGGCGGCAGCAACGTGTCCGGCGGCCAGCGGCAGCGGCTCGCCATCGCGCGGGCGCTGGTGCGGCGCCCGGAGATCTACCTGTTCGACGACTCCTTCTCCGCGCTCGACTACGCCACGGACGCGGCGCTGCGCCGGGCGCTGTCGGCGGAGACCGCGGACGCGACGGTGGTGATCGTGGCCCAGCGGGTGTCCACGATCCGCGATGCCGACCGGATCGTCGTCCTGGACGAGGGCCGGGTCGTCGGCACCGGCACCCACACGGAGCTGATGGCCGGAAATGAGACCTACCGGGAGATCGTGTTGTCCCAGCTGACCGAGCAGGAGGCCGCGGCATGA